In Pseudothermotoga hypogea DSM 11164 = NBRC 106472, the following are encoded in one genomic region:
- a CDS encoding AI-2E family transporter — protein sequence MKERNVALYYTLLYTAIVMFLWIVFKPFFQICLFSFILVMLVDAIASLLKKFFRLKRKRIATILAMVVFFFLFAWALVEVLPKAFTQLADFYNLVSKVIREKAWQEYLAQQEGLAKLLNDLADFLVPYLDKLLEFVLKWIAANVPNFLVVTFFTILCGIYASFHAGAIARFIPNLYPATCRSFVDGFVNDFKVSMRRFIGVLVLNAMIVGLAFGVLFTFLSPRYAPLIGIWAFVTNLIPIVGVPLELVPILLFSLTLGLGTLLWVFVFAFIVHLFVFVLFFEVTKTTMRVNPVLMILSIALGGMLFGFAGVFVGAPMAAYATIFYKHFLKARFEET from the coding sequence TTGAAGGAAAGAAATGTCGCCCTCTATTACACGTTGCTCTACACAGCTATTGTGATGTTTCTGTGGATCGTTTTCAAGCCGTTCTTTCAGATATGTCTCTTCAGCTTCATCCTCGTGATGCTCGTTGATGCGATCGCGAGTCTTCTGAAAAAGTTTTTCAGGTTGAAACGCAAAAGAATTGCCACGATCTTGGCCATGGTTGTGTTCTTTTTTCTCTTTGCTTGGGCGCTCGTCGAAGTTCTACCGAAGGCGTTCACACAGCTTGCCGATTTTTATAACTTGGTGTCAAAGGTGATCCGTGAGAAGGCTTGGCAAGAATACCTTGCTCAGCAGGAGGGTCTTGCAAAACTGTTGAACGATCTGGCCGACTTTTTGGTACCGTATCTGGATAAGTTGTTGGAGTTCGTTTTGAAGTGGATCGCAGCGAATGTTCCGAATTTCCTCGTTGTCACCTTTTTCACGATTCTATGCGGTATCTACGCTTCCTTCCACGCTGGTGCGATTGCTCGGTTCATCCCTAATCTATACCCGGCGACCTGTAGAAGCTTTGTAGACGGGTTCGTGAACGATTTCAAGGTGAGCATGAGAAGGTTCATAGGTGTGTTGGTGCTGAACGCGATGATAGTTGGTCTGGCTTTTGGCGTCCTTTTTACGTTTTTGAGTCCACGCTACGCTCCGCTGATCGGGATATGGGCCTTCGTGACGAATCTCATCCCCATAGTTGGTGTCCCGCTTGAACTGGTACCGATTCTTTTGTTTTCTCTCACCTTAGGCCTCGGAACACTACTGTGGGTTTTCGTATTTGCTTTCATAGTGCATCTTTTTGTATTCGTGTTATTTTTCGAGGTAACGAAGACCACGATGCGAGTCAATCCGGTTTTGATGATCCTGTCCATCGCGTTAGGAGGCATGTTGTTCGGTTTCGCAGGAGTGTTCGTCGGTGCACCCATGGCGGCATACGCCACGATCTTCTACAAACACTTTTTGAAGGCAAGGTTTGAGGAAACATGA
- a CDS encoding MATE family efflux transporter, producing the protein MKYSLLKHSVRGSELRFISKQLLKLAIPSMAENLLQMLFGMVDTAFLGHLSWQAMSGAGLANQLIFVFQVVVVAAAVGVNVIVSNATGVGNKHKASGSLWNGVHLCLLWSAALMILAPFSSNFLKIFGNVDSVVFDYASTYLKTILFGMPSMAMMAVLGAALRGSGDTKTPMFVTGIANSLNVFLDYAMIYGKFGFPRMEVFGAALATVISRFVGSFMLLLAIMKNPHLNEDVRRAIKLDLANFRDIVSVGLPAAGENFMFSSGLLIFASILLASGPMAYAGHRIGISIESLSFMPGWGISVAVTTLAGQYNGRRRLDKVTAVARQGFIIAALIQVSVGVFIFLFPELLINLFTNQAEILQLAKIPVRLVGLFQIFLALESSMNGVLRATGNTTFGMIVSTVSMWAIRLPLAYLFSVKLGLGLLGAWLGMMIDMSFRSVVKLLFYMSGSWEKMAMKVSSKVTHVGGSDLS; encoded by the coding sequence TTGAAATATTCTCTGCTGAAACATTCTGTTCGTGGGAGCGAACTGAGGTTCATTTCGAAGCAACTCTTGAAGCTTGCCATCCCTTCGATGGCTGAGAATTTGCTTCAAATGCTCTTTGGGATGGTCGATACGGCCTTCCTTGGACATCTGTCATGGCAGGCAATGAGCGGAGCTGGATTGGCGAACCAGTTGATTTTCGTTTTCCAGGTCGTAGTCGTGGCAGCGGCTGTGGGCGTGAACGTCATCGTTTCGAACGCGACAGGTGTGGGCAACAAACACAAGGCGAGTGGTTCGCTGTGGAACGGGGTTCATCTGTGCCTGCTGTGGTCAGCCGCTCTCATGATACTTGCACCTTTCTCTTCTAATTTCTTGAAAATCTTTGGCAACGTCGACAGTGTTGTGTTTGACTACGCTTCCACTTATTTGAAGACGATACTGTTTGGCATGCCGAGCATGGCGATGATGGCAGTGCTGGGTGCTGCCCTGCGCGGTTCGGGCGATACGAAAACTCCCATGTTTGTTACAGGAATTGCGAATTCGCTCAACGTATTTTTGGACTATGCAATGATCTACGGTAAGTTTGGTTTCCCAAGGATGGAAGTCTTTGGTGCAGCGTTGGCCACAGTCATTTCGAGGTTCGTGGGATCGTTCATGCTCTTGCTCGCCATCATGAAAAATCCACATCTCAACGAAGATGTTAGGAGGGCTATAAAACTGGATCTGGCAAACTTCAGGGACATCGTTTCGGTGGGTTTACCAGCCGCAGGGGAAAACTTCATGTTCTCTTCGGGCCTGTTGATTTTTGCGAGCATACTCTTGGCGTCTGGTCCAATGGCCTACGCGGGTCACAGGATCGGTATCAGCATTGAGTCACTGTCTTTCATGCCGGGTTGGGGCATCTCGGTGGCGGTCACCACGCTGGCGGGTCAGTACAACGGTAGAAGACGGCTCGACAAAGTCACGGCGGTGGCAAGGCAGGGTTTCATAATAGCTGCGCTGATACAGGTCTCGGTGGGCGTGTTCATCTTTCTGTTCCCTGAGCTTCTGATAAACCTCTTCACGAATCAAGCTGAGATTCTTCAACTTGCGAAGATACCCGTGCGACTGGTTGGACTCTTTCAGATTTTCCTCGCGCTGGAGTCCAGTATGAACGGGGTACTGAGGGCAACCGGGAACACGACTTTCGGTATGATCGTTTCCACTGTCTCGATGTGGGCCATCAGATTGCCTCTGGCGTACCTCTTCTCAGTGAAGCTGGGTTTGGGACTTCTGGGTGCGTGGCTCGGTATGATGATCGACATGAGCTTCAGGAGTGTGGTCAAACTTCTATTCTACATGTCGGGTTCGTGGGAAAAGATGGCGATGAAGGTGTCTTCGAAGGTCACGCACGTGGGAGGATCCGATCTTTCTTAA
- a CDS encoding class I SAM-dependent methyltransferase, with translation MGGYYSLKDQTLRITSEVNGQRVIVINTGAEDVFTKLLLDRAVFVTTDEEFLKLADPRSIRLVMNPTKLSFAPETFDAAVLFFTFFYLPKHEAIIENVNRVLKKWGKLYIWDAVIPKKMAHKSFFVVPLLMDTGQELIRTVHVTKWRREQPVGLVKKIARERGFKVTKEELYDQIFHLEMVKIASLKQQKF, from the coding sequence ATGGGAGGTTATTACAGTTTAAAGGATCAGACTCTGAGGATCACATCAGAAGTGAATGGTCAGCGCGTGATCGTCATCAACACGGGCGCGGAGGATGTGTTCACGAAGCTCCTGCTCGATAGGGCTGTCTTCGTAACAACGGATGAGGAATTCTTGAAGCTCGCCGATCCAAGATCGATCAGGCTGGTGATGAATCCTACGAAGCTGTCATTCGCCCCAGAGACCTTTGACGCTGCGGTCCTCTTCTTCACGTTCTTCTATTTGCCCAAACACGAAGCGATCATCGAGAACGTCAATCGTGTCCTGAAGAAATGGGGGAAACTCTACATCTGGGACGCGGTAATACCGAAGAAGATGGCGCACAAGAGTTTCTTCGTGGTACCTCTGCTGATGGACACGGGGCAGGAGCTGATCAGGACAGTCCATGTCACTAAGTGGAGGCGGGAACAGCCCGTTGGCTTAGTGAAGAAGATTGCGAGAGAAAGGGGGTTCAAAGTGACGAAAGAAGAATTATACGATCAGATCTTCCACCTCGAAATGGTGAAGATTGCATCACTCAAACAGCAAAAATTCTGA